The genome window GAGCCCGGCGAGCTTGCCGGCGGTCTCCTTGTACAGGGGCAGAAAATCCGGCTCGATCTGGCCGGAGCCGTAATCCCGCGCGATGGCTTCGATAACGTCCGGGTGCAGGGTCACGGGGCCTGCGACCATGGGAATGGGCGCATACATGGAAACGGGCTTGCTCATGGGGTATTTTCCTTTCTTATAACAACGTATAGGTGCTGGCGGTCATGGGCGCGTTCAGCGAGCGCAGGACGCGCTCCAGCAGAATGCCGTTGCGGGTGGGCAGATCGTGGCCGAAGGTGGCCTTGATGCCGAGCGTCACGAACTGCGCGGCCCGGTCGATGGCCACGGGGAGCGAATCGCCCTGCAACAGGCTGCCGGTGACCACGCTGGCGAAGGTGTCGCCCGTGCCGGGGTAAAAGGCCGGGATATAGTCGCAGGCCACCTGCCAGTACATGTCGCGGGGCCTGTCGTAGGCCGCGACGGCCGTCTTGTGGCCGTTCTTGCTCGAGGACGCGCTGGTGATGATGACCTTCTCCGGCCCCATGTCGCCGAGCCGCGCCAGCCATTCCCGCAATGTGCCGACGGAAAGTTCCTTATCCGGGAATTTCTCGCCCAGCAAAAACGCGGCTTCCGTCAAGTTGGGCGTGATGCAGTGGGCGCGGGTGACGAGCCAGCGCATGCGTTCCACCATGTCGTCGGTCATGGTGGCGTCCAGTGCGCCGTTGTCGCCGAGGACCGGGTCCACCACGGCGAACCCGCCGGGCAGGAGGTTGTTCTCGATGCACCGCGCGACCAGGTCCACCTGGGCCGGGGAGCCGAGAAACCCGCTGTACACGGCGTCGAACTTCGCGCCGAGCCTGTCCCAGTGGTCGAGAAAACCGGCCATGGCGTGCGTTAAGTCCACAAAGACGAAATCGTCAAAAGCCCCGGTTTCCGAGGACAACACGGCGGTGGGCAGGGAGTAGACCTGGGCGCCCATGGTCGAAAGAATGGGGATGGCGACGGCAAGGGACGTTCTGCCGAACCCGGAAAGGTCATGAATGGCCGCTACGCTCGTAAGGGGGGACCGCATCGCAACTCCAGTGGAAAGGTATGGCGAAATGCCCGGCATGCCGCCGGAACACCCGCAGAATACGCGAATCGCATATCACGGGCAAGGTTCGCCCGTGATTTTCCACCGCGAAGATTGCGTATTGTCGCTCCCGCCCCAACGTGATATCTGCCTTGATCGAGGTATCCATGAAATTCATCTTTTCACAGATGGCCTTTTTCCTGGCCGAGCAGAGCAACCAGCGCAACCTGAAAGTCATGATGCGCTTCATCGCCATGGTGCTGTTGCTGATCATCCTCTACAGCGTCATCTTCCATATGATCATGGCCATGGAGGGGCGCGGCGACGATTACTCCCCCCTCACGGGCCTCTACTGGACGCTTACCGTCATGTCCACCCTGGGGTTCGGGGACATAACCTTCCATTCCGACCTCGGCCGCATGTTCAGCGTTGTTGTCCTGATGTCGGGCATCGTGCTGTTCATGCTGGTCATGCCCTTCACCTTCATCCGGTTCGTGTACGCGCCTTGGCTTGACGCCCAAAGACAGGCCATGGTGCCCGTGAAAATGCCGGAGACCTTGCGCGGCCACGTCATCGTGACCGGCTCGGACAGCGTCGCGCTCAGCGTTGTGGACCGGCTCCGCCAATACGCCATCCCCTACGTCCATATCATTCAGGATTACACCCTGGCGCTGGCGCGGTACGACAAAAGCTACTCCGTCATGTTCGGCGAG of uncultured delta proteobacterium contains these proteins:
- a CDS encoding Phosphomethylpyrimidine kinase type-1: MRSPLTSVAAIHDLSGFGRTSLAVAIPILSTMGAQVYSLPTAVLSSETGAFDDFVFVDLTHAMAGFLDHWDRLGAKFDAVYSGFLGSPAQVDLVARCIENNLLPGGFAVVDPVLGDNGALDATMTDDMVERMRWLVTRAHCITPNLTEAAFLLGEKFPDKELSVGTLREWLARLGDMGPEKVIITSASSSKNGHKTAVAAYDRPRDMYWQVACDYIPAFYPGTGDTFASVVTGSLLQGDSLPVAIDRAAQFVTLGIKATFGHDLPTRNGILLERVLRSLNAPMTASTYTLL
- a CDS encoding hypothetical protein (Evidence 5 : No homology to any previously reported sequences), yielding MISNSTMAMKRIMTFRLRWLLCSARKKAICEKMNFMDTSIKADITLGRERQYAIFAVENHGRTLPVICDSRILRVFRRHAGHFAIPFHWSCDAVPPYERSGHS